The nucleotide window AATAGGAAACCCTCACTTTACCAAAATTTAAGATCGGGTTATCAGACATCTTCAATAACTCTGTAAAAATAAATCCTGCACTAGCCGATCCATAAGGGTAAAACTGATTGTCTTTTGATAATACAGAGCTACCATCGTAACGGCCGGTGAGTGCCAGGGTAAGCATCCGTTTATATTCCAGGTTGGCCTGTGCATAGAAGCCTACTTTCCTCGTTCTGTAATAACCGTAAGTGGAATTTACCTGAGCAAAGTTGCTAATATTGTACAGATTTTCAGCAGACATATCAACGCCCTGTACCAAGTTATTATCATTATAATTGCTCTGAATATTATTTCCGAGGAGCAGGTTACCAAACAGGTCTTTATTAAAATCCTTTCTCGCCTCAATCATCAGGTCATGGTTAAACTGATATCTTTTGATATCGCGTTTATACATTTGCCCCGTACTTGGTGTAGCACCACTATTCCCCCATCCGATAGCACCGGGTGCTTCGTGGTAATCGGCAACATTGCTATACATGTCAGCACCCACTCTTTCTGTAATGGTGAGCCAGGACAATGGTGTATAACTGAGTGTAACCACCGGGATAATGCGGTTGTTACGCTCGCGCAGACCAGTATTTTCCAGTATCCAGTATGGGTTATTACGGTTGCTGCGGTATAAGCGCTGGGAGCCATCTTCATTGGTAACAGGAAACGGGTTCCATGAAATAGGCGCTCCGTAAACGGTCCACAGCGGATTTACGAAGTTGTTGCCTTCCACATAACGATGGTTATCTGATTGTATATAGTTAAACTGTGTAGTCAACTGCAGGTTGTCCAGCATTTTTACACTGTACTTTGCAAACAAGGAGTGCCTGGAATAATCCGTATTGGGGATTGTGCCATCCGTTTTCAGGTAAGAATAGGACAACAGATAGTTGGAGCGGTCGTTATAACCGGTTACGTTAATATTGTTATCACTGGTATGTCCTGTTCTGAAGAATTCCTTTAAGGGGTTATGTTTGGTGATGGGTGCTCCATTTACACGCAGGGTGTCGATGGCTGGTCCCCAGGAAGTGGAGGCATCCTCTTTATATTCCCCTCCATAGCCCTGGGCGAATTTGTCCTGAAACTTTGGAAATGTGGGTGTTTGAAAAGAATAACTACTGCTGATTGTCAGGTTGGGTCGTGTCTTGTTACCTTTACCAGTACCATTTTTTGTGGTAATAACCACTGCGCCACTTGCAGCAGCAGAACCGTACAAGGCGGTAGCGGCTGCACCTTTTAACACTGTAATACTTTCAATAATGTTGGGGTCGATGTCGCTGCCCCTGTTGGTGGTACCACCGTTATACATGGCTGTCCCGCTGGGGTTGCCGGCTTCAGTGTTATTCACGGGCACACCGTCAACGACCAGCAATGCCTGGTTGTTGCCCACCAGTGAAGTGCTGCCACGTACTACTATTTTAGCGGAGCTTCCTGGTATACCACTGGAATTGGTAATCTGTACACCGGCCATTTTGCCGGCCAGCGCATTGATCATATTATCCTGCTTGGCTTCTACGACAGCAGCACCTTTAATTTCTGCGACGCTGTAGGTCAGCATACGCTTGTCCCGTTTGATACCCAGTGCTGTTACCGTTACTTCATTAATTTGTTTAGAATTGTCGGAAAGAGAGACGTTAACGGTTTGATCATGGCCTATTGTGATTTCTTCCGTTCCATAACCTAATGCAGTAACAAGGAGGATGTCACCTTCCTTTGCTGTTATTTTAAAAGAGCCATCACCACTGGCTGCTACGCCCGTTTTGGTGCCTTTTACACGGACAGAAGCGCCTGGGACCGGCGCACCATCCTTACTTGTAATTTTACCCGATACAAACGGAGTTTGTGCATGGGCAAAAGCTACCATCAATAGCAGCAGCACTGCTATCACAGTTTGTTTTTTCATAAGTGTAATATTGATAAAAATGATTATCCGGGTGTATTACCCGGCGGTATG belongs to Chitinophaga sp. HK235 and includes:
- a CDS encoding SusC/RagA family TonB-linked outer membrane protein, translating into MKKQTVIAVLLLLMVAFAHAQTPFVSGKITSKDGAPVPGASVRVKGTKTGVAASGDGSFKITAKEGDILLVTALGYGTEEITIGHDQTVNVSLSDNSKQINEVTVTALGIKRDKRMLTYSVAEIKGAAVVEAKQDNMINALAGKMAGVQITNSSGIPGSSAKIVVRGSTSLVGNNQALLVVDGVPVNNTEAGNPSGTAMYNGGTTNRGSDIDPNIIESITVLKGAAATALYGSAAASGAVVITTKNGTGKGNKTRPNLTISSSYSFQTPTFPKFQDKFAQGYGGEYKEDASTSWGPAIDTLRVNGAPITKHNPLKEFFRTGHTSDNNINVTGYNDRSNYLLSYSYLKTDGTIPNTDYSRHSLFAKYSVKMLDNLQLTTQFNYIQSDNHRYVEGNNFVNPLWTVYGAPISWNPFPVTNEDGSQRLYRSNRNNPYWILENTGLRERNNRIIPVVTLSYTPLSWLTITERVGADMYSNVADYHEAPGAIGWGNSGATPSTGQMYKRDIKRYQFNHDLMIEARKDFNKDLFGNLLLGNNIQSNYNDNNLVQGVDMSAENLYNISNFAQVNSTYGYYRTRKVGFYAQANLEYKRMLTLALTGRYDGSSVLSKDNQFYPYGSASAGFIFTELLKMSDNPILNFGKVRVSYSAVGNDNIGPYSLNNPYFQAGPGVTFPFNGQNAYWRTSTYAFPLVNEKLKEFEVGLEAKFFRNRASLEVSYFDRKSTDLLTPGTPISAGTGFSSASLNAGAMQNKGVEVTLGITPVKTKDLTWNLSLNYTKITNKVLNLASGIDFFQLAGFTTPGIFAYANQPYGVIYGRHYQRNDQGQMLIDNKGYPIISTELGPIGSVVPKWRGGITSTLNYKGFSFSFTIDHKNGGEVINLDNSYLYYYGTAKKTEDRGTTVVLPGVKASDNKPNDVPITLGEDYYKFYSKVDGSSVEDGSFLKLRQVSLAYDLSTYLLKRTGFKSLVLSVTGTNFILHKNYTGSDPEVSLGGTGNGDSFSNFMVPSNKSIIVGLKVAF